GATTAAagttaacaataacaataacaatatgcAAACGTTCTTGCTGTTACTTGGTCGtcaagtaatatttattacttattagTGAGACTATCTCCGGGCTCTGCTCGGACCAGCGTCATATCGGAGAGGTAAACGACGTATACGgtcattaaatatattaaggGCGGATTCATATGACAATCAAGTTCACTTGCCAGCGTTACAGGAGTATTTCGTTTTAGTAGAAATACACgtcaataaaattttctctCTGGTTGTagtaacgttataatatactgTAAGTAGatatcatattaatatttatttgtaaataagAAATACTATCGATTACATATAAAAGATACTTTTTATAAAGTGATACGTGATACAGAACTGAATGTGGAAAAGCTTAAAGCTAAGTATTTTGTACATATGTCGTTattgatatttcatttcataaccTTCATGGCTGTATCTTGTATAGAATcaaaatttttatgataaaaatgcaaaatgcaaattttctttttttaacattgGTTTGATAAACGAAATTGATTTAAGTTCCATTTAAAGCTTATGTCTTatcctattattatatttatatatttatttagattttagAGAGATCTTGCTTTATTaatgtgaatatatatatatatatattcattgatattaatcaaaaattaatttttaaaattgtaattgaatgtatttattttttatatttattattaatatacatataaatacaataccttttgaataattatttatttcaaggtAAAAAATGCTAGAAATAACATGTAATGATCGTCTTGGTAAAAAAGTTAGAGTTAAATGCAATCCAGATGATACAATAGgggatttaaaaaaattaatagcaGCCCAAACTGGAACTCATTGGgaaaaaatagttttaaaaaagTGGTACACTATATTTAAGGATCACATAAAATTACAAGATTGTATcctttcaaacaaaatatattttcacagaagataattattaacaatatagCATTTTTCTTAACATAACAATTCAGATGAAATTCATGATGGCATGAATTTAGAACTGtattatcaataattaataattaatattatataagttaatgttatgtatatatataataacagtaatagtaa
This DNA window, taken from Bombus terrestris chromosome 3, iyBomTerr1.2, whole genome shotgun sequence, encodes the following:
- the LOC100643560 gene encoding ubiquitin-like protein 5, with translation MLEITCNDRLGKKVRVKCNPDDTIGDLKKLIAAQTGTHWEKIVLKKWYTIFKDHIKLQDYEIHDGMNLELYYQ